A stretch of Aureispira sp. CCB-E DNA encodes these proteins:
- a CDS encoding peroxiredoxin-like family protein produces the protein MKNVILLLSSLLLFLGTTELSAQKLSKNVKVPNINTVDAVGNKIKLQNLLKENKKVLICFFRPVWCPICNKRTHELIERYEDLKKKGIEVVAIYPSNQETMAQYVKDAKIPFPVISDPDEVIYKEYAIERSMQKVKASLGKDDVKKVYMQGQQLYAGKSYPKKGEKYDTIINADFLVGAKRTLEVAYYGDYVGDHYSLDKL, from the coding sequence ATGAAAAATGTAATCCTATTATTATCTAGTTTGCTATTGTTTTTGGGCACTACTGAATTATCTGCTCAAAAACTATCTAAAAATGTCAAAGTACCCAATATCAATACGGTAGATGCGGTTGGCAATAAAATAAAACTTCAAAACCTGTTGAAGGAGAATAAAAAAGTCTTGATTTGTTTTTTTAGACCTGTTTGGTGCCCAATTTGTAACAAGCGAACGCACGAATTGATTGAGCGTTACGAAGATTTGAAAAAGAAAGGCATCGAAGTTGTTGCTATTTATCCGAGCAACCAAGAAACAATGGCTCAATATGTTAAAGATGCCAAAATACCGTTTCCTGTAATTTCTGACCCTGACGAAGTAATTTATAAGGAGTATGCTATTGAACGTTCGATGCAAAAAGTAAAAGCTTCATTGGGCAAAGATGATGTCAAAAAGGTTTATATGCAAGGCCAACAGCTTTATGCAGGAAAATCATATCCCAAAAAGGGAGAAAAATATGATACTATTATCAATGCTGATTTTTTAGTAGGTGCTAAACGAACGCTAGAAGTTGCCTATTATGGGGACTATGTAGGCGACCATTATAGTTTGGATAAGTTGTAA